In the genome of Desulfitibacter sp. BRH_c19, one region contains:
- a CDS encoding type I-B CRISPR-associated protein Cas7/Csh2 produces MANTREFVLYSDCTMANPNGDMINDNRPRQDERTGRLEMSDVRIKRYVRDEMENRGMKVFVKPTKNQKGLFIDCKSVATKVAKEEKIDEKDLEAKLKEAYKDVKLFGAVVTTKDNFSITGPLQVMWSRSLHEADIKFAQGTSVFTGGKSEARQGTIWSKYYTPYALFKTYMVYNDMVANRQNIEVSEDDIEEFKELLLSGIKNYRSTSKNQMPRLLVEVIYNKNYIDGELDYININHKSTDLELRSIEDFVFDMAPLAKYFESKMDIVMAVNIYRHSKVTLINVPETFNQYDI; encoded by the coding sequence ATGGCAAACACAAGAGAATTTGTACTATATTCTGATTGTACCATGGCAAATCCTAATGGGGATATGATTAATGACAATAGACCTAGACAGGATGAAAGAACTGGAAGGTTAGAAATGTCAGATGTAAGAATTAAAAGATATGTAAGAGATGAAATGGAAAATAGAGGCATGAAGGTTTTTGTAAAGCCAACTAAAAATCAAAAGGGGCTATTTATTGATTGCAAGAGTGTTGCAACAAAGGTAGCAAAGGAAGAAAAAATTGATGAAAAAGACCTTGAAGCAAAACTTAAGGAAGCATACAAAGATGTAAAGCTATTTGGCGCTGTTGTTACAACAAAGGATAACTTTAGTATTACAGGACCACTACAGGTTATGTGGAGTAGAAGTCTGCATGAAGCAGATATAAAATTCGCTCAAGGAACTTCTGTGTTTACAGGTGGAAAATCAGAGGCTAGGCAGGGCACAATATGGTCTAAATACTATACTCCATATGCATTATTTAAAACCTATATGGTATATAACGATATGGTGGCCAATAGACAAAATATAGAAGTATCAGAGGATGATATTGAAGAGTTTAAGGAATTACTGTTGTCTGGTATTAAAAACTATCGAAGCACTTCCAAAAACCAGATGCCTAGACTTTTAGTAGAAGTTATCTATAATAAAAACTACATAGATGGAGAATTGGACTATATTAATATTAATCACAAGTCAACAGACCTAGAACTCAGAAGTATAGAGGACTTCGTATTTGACATGGCACCACTCGCAAAATACTTTGAGTCAAAAATGGACATAGTTATGGCAGTTAATATTTACAGGCATTCAAAGGTGACTTTGATTAACGTGCCTGAAACGTTCAACCAATACGATATATAG